The region tgtataATCTGACGTCAAAATCAATTAAGATGTGTATAAATAGGCATAGATTAATTTTGCATCTTTTCTCCATCACCCCTCAGATGCGAGGCTCTCGAAGTCGGACCCTTCACGACCGGGCTGTTATTAACTGCCAGTACAGCATGGCCACTTTCAGCACGTCCGAGAGGAAAAGGAGGCCGCACGGCGACCGCAAGTCCACCGAGATGAGCCTACACCTCAAGCAGACATTCGAGGCCGCTGTGATGACGCAGCTCTATCCACGTTCTCAGATAGACATTTATGTCAAGGTAAGTGTACCCCCCTGGGATGTGGTTTTGTATTTTACATCTAAATAgagatgtgcattttttttcccgttttaaagaaaattatgtatttttgaaaGTTCACAGGAGTCTCAATTAGGGCCAGAACgatatggattttttggggAGGCTGATGCAAATTCCGAATTTtacagaaataaaagaaaaaaatgtgataacCTATTAACaggctatttatttaaaatatgtataatgaatggaataacttattttttctcTTACAACAACAATATGAGTCACCGACAGAACATTGATTGTTTTACcacaatttgtcttttattatttgtttaactttccAACAAAGTACAAAAACATGCCAAAAAGCATGAAATGATGAATTTAGCTTTAGGCCATGAATGAGTgagttttaaaagcatttttgtttttccacagaTCCTCCAGTCAGATGGAGGCAACTACAGCGTGTGCGTAAACGCCGCCACCCTAGCCGTGATTGACGCCGGCATCCCCATGTTAGATTACGTGTGTGCCTCCACCGTGGGTTTTGTGGACGAGACGCCGCTCGCCGACCTCTGCTACGCCGAAGAGAGCGGCGGTGTTAGCTCCTTGGCGCTAGCACTCCTGCCCCGTGGCGGACAGATCGCACTGCTGCAAATGGACGCCAGGCTGCATCAGGACCATCTGGAGGCCATGATTGATGCCGCCATGACTGCTTGCAAGGGCGTGAGCAAGGTGCTGGATCAGGTGGTGCGTCAGCACCTGCAAGAGGCCTCACTGGCTACTGGAGACTGACATTGGCACTTGATTGGTTATTTTCTACAATGCTTTCATTTTCATCCATTCAGGACTCAAAAATGTGGAGATTCACACTGCGTTTTCTACATTTGCAACTCTTTTTTCACAAACCATTGTACATTATTGTGTATATGcaagaaacaataaaaaatgcgTGCTTTCTATGATGTAAATTTGCTTGTTCTGTTTTTAACGGTTTATCGATTCAGCCATCCACTTTCTATAATTGTATAATATCTATGCATAATCAGTGatgtataatttataaaatatgtttttatatgtatatatttataacataaaaaaaagatatatacatttgttagtattgaatattattattattgtttttaagaaaacacgaaaaaaatatatacagccCTTTTTTGTTATTAGGCCCTCAAGGGTACGTGGGATTTTgctaatatatttttcttattttgtatgGTCATCGAATACCGGAAGTAGGTCCTTAACATTGATACTCCGGGTGGAAACAAAGCGAATCTCCACTGCTTTGCCTGCGCTTCCTTCATCAGCTGTTCTGACCGGCATTCACACAGGAAACGGGTATTGTTCTTAATACGCCGTCTCTTAAAACAACACGATATCCATAAACGAATCAATTATACTAGTTTTGTGCTCgtgcttgaaaaaaattattgtcgCTTTGCtgaagctagctagttagccggGTGCAGGCTAATTACTCTTGTCAAAAGAAGCAGTGAAAGCAGGTGTAGTAATAACGAAAAATGTTCCAAATATGTTGTCTATTGCTCATTTCtagatgtgtatatatttaaatggGCTTAGATACTTATACGTTATTTGCAGGATTCATTCTAGAGCACCATGGGACTTTTGTCTGACCCCAACAGAAGAAAGGCATTGATCAACCTGCTCACTCGTCTCAATGCTCCAATCTGGTGTGTTCATTTCCCACTCACATTTATGTCCGTAACATATACTCATGTTATTCTTTGTCTTTTTATATGAACTGTAATCACAGGTGCAAATAAcaagacacatttttaaaagtaaaaatagttACCTTTTTTCGAAGTAAGAAAATGCCATGCTTtatataataaagaaataaggAGTATATAATATAAAGGGACCTGTTGGGAACCCATTTTAAAACATTAGTTCAAAGCATGCAATGCTTTCATCAACATCGTGCTTTTGAAAAGAGAGGAACTGGTTCACAAAAGAACGCACTGTTACAGTTTCTTATTTTCAAGAATGCAGAGTATGAGGCAGAAGAACGTACTTTGTCAGAACGCTAGTCTTCTAATTGGATCATTTGTGTACTTATTAACCTAATTCATTACAGTTAAGTCATGAGTCCTCTCCTCTGTTGCCATGTTAGCCATTTTGATAGCAGCACAAAATGCACCTTGGGGGTATTTTCCCAGCCAAGTCTGCACAAGTCAACAATCAATGCATCCTTGGTTTATGCTAGCAGACAAGAACAACAAAGTGTGGCGTTAGTTTGACATTGTTTTCCGTATAACAGGAAAGGTGAAAGGCAGTCAGAGTCAGACACCAAACATTGGTAGTGGCCCATTTTTACATTGTAAAAGCAGACATTTATTGACGTTGGACCAAAGGTATGTATTTCCAAGCCAATCATTGTGCAACCCTAACTATTATGTATCCATACATAACCAATGATCCACAAGAATACATTAAAAACAGTGTAAGTAGTCACAGTTCTAATTGcttttggtttttatttaagGATAGCTTATTGGCGCCgagcaccttctgtttttgttttaaattaacagTAGGATAAGTACATATTTAagataattagaaaaaaaatcctgttatAAATGATAAGTTGCAAACGTACGTGAAAGGCTCTATAATCACATCTATGATTTGCTTTATCAGTGACATATTCATGTCTGTGTAGCCGTttgatttttttacttgcaaaatTTTGAACAATGTTCACAATTTCACTAGCTTGTACAGCCTCAAGAAAAATACTGTTAACATTGCTTGGTATGATTCCATAatcaatttcatttttcattaggCATATTTTGTGATAATCTTGGGGCAATATTCACAAAGTGGTCATTGAATTGGTTTGCAATTTCTTCTTTATCATGAATTACCAGATGGCCCTTCATAAAATAGTTTGGATAGATTGGTGTTTTGCCTTGCCTTAATTcaatactttatttattatggTATTTTTGtactacatttgtttttgtctaataATTTGGTGAAGTAATCCATTTTTTGTCTTCTTAGGATGGatacaagtttattttttatattttttatacccAGATTCTGCATCTTTTGTTCTATGTTTGAGAAACATtctatatagattttttttttcttacaagcatTTTTCCAACCCATTTGTCATCCAAGGATTATGAGTAGTATTTTTCCTGCTTTGTGCATGAATTGTAacctttttacaatatttattgtaTGAGTATAATCATGAAAGAATTTATAGGCATTATTTAAGTCGTTTATATATACGTGATCCCAGTTCTGCCGCTTCAAATCTTCTCTTAAAAGTTCTACTGCTTTTCTAGATGTGCCTCTTATGATGATTGGAGTTTCCTCTTGTGCAGTATTTCTACTTAATTTTTCATAGATTGTAAATACAGGGAGATGATCACTTATGTCTATTGTAAATATACCACTTTTTATTTCAccatgtatgtttgtatatatattaccAAAGATAGAAGCACTGTGGGTAGGGATCCTTGTACTCTATGTACGTtccgtttttgtttgaaattaaaatgaagataaataaatacaagtgttTAACATTTGATATTTTGAACAAcgttatttactgtagaaaacgaTAAGGCATTATttacctatttttattttttactctctAAGACTACCACTAATGACCCTGGGAGGTCCTTGAACCTTTTGTtcgaattttaaaacaaagatattaaaaaataactccAAAAGTTGTTAGCATATgctataaaaaattaaacaaagttgaattttttttaatttcttttttattttgacgccaatattagtgaaaattaatatctgctccaaatatcggcttcttgactactaataatctgtaTCGGCCCTGTAACAAAAATATCGGTCTGTctctaattttattttcaaataagcTTTGCCAGAATatgcgttttttattttattttgtttttttctcaataggACAATGCCAATAAATGTCTCACTAAAACTGATCATATTCATTCTTACAACCATAGTTTATATGATATTCCATGTTAAATTAATGTTTTATATGTAGTAGTTAGTTTTCTGCAGTAGATGATATGTGGACGAATATGTAAAGCAAAAACACATTCTCTTTAAGCTTGTTAGTTAAATACTTATAACAAAGTGCTGTAGAATTATGTTCTAATTCTTCTGGAACTCTTTCATTACAAGAATAACCTAACAGACAACTAAAAGAtaacattgttgttgttcttccgGTTTCCATCCTCTCATTCGTCATTCGGCTCCTCCAGTGGGATGTGCTACATAGCGGGCATCGTGTGGTTCATGGGTTTGGCCTTCGAGCCGTTCATCCTGCGCACCTACATGTCCGAGAGCGCCATGGGGTCCACCATGGTGGAGGAGCGCTTCTCGGGCGGGGAGAGGGCGCTGCTCACTGCCAAGGAGTTTGGGGTACAAAAGAACAAAGCAGGGTAAGTCTAGACGCCTTTCGGTTCTCTGGCCCACGGTGCTATTGgaacaaaatgatttttgcgTGCAGTGGGATGCCGGTGGACTGGCTGGTGGAAACCATGAAGGCACGAGGCCTGGAGGTGTACACGCAGACCTTCTCCCGCAAGCTACCATTCCCGGATGAAAACAAAGAGAGATTTGTAATTCAACTCTTGTTACACATTTTTCGGACTCAAACTCTACGACTCATCCTCATTTCTGTCTTCTCTTCCCGCCAAGATGGTGAAAGGTACAAACGTGTACGGCATCTTCCGTGCCCCTCGTACCCCACGGACTGAATCTCTGGTGCTGAGCGCTCAGTGCAGTgaagaaaatgacaacaacCAGGCTGTGGGGTTGCTGCTGGTTATGGCGCAGTACTTGAGAAGTAAGTTTGGAATACAAGTGGAAATATCATCGATTGGGCGAAAAGTAAAGCTTTGTTACTAGCTCTGCTGTTTCAGTTATGCAGTCGTTTTTTACATATCatatacagtcatttctggactgcaaggcgcacctgactataagccgcgccagctaaatttggggaatacttgagtttgttacacacataagccgcacccgactgtaagccgcaggtgttttaatgttacggCAGcaggttcccgctactttcttttccccatcacgagggcgcaaattgtctcgctgtggttctgtctctcctactgtatttgggctcacttggtttgttttgctctgcctgtcgctcttgcgcttcctttatagtgcccACCCTTGTGATCTGACGGATTAGCCGCACCTtcgtattagccgcagggtcgaatgcaagtgaaaaaagtagcggcttatagtccagaaattactgtaggttaaaaatatatatattcttgtcGCACAACATACTTCTATGGATTTAAAACAAATGGTTTACaattttttct is a window of Vanacampus margaritifer isolate UIUO_Vmar chromosome 2, RoL_Vmar_1.0, whole genome shotgun sequence DNA encoding:
- the exosc4 gene encoding exosome complex component RRP41 → MAGLELLSDQGYRLDGRKATELRKVQARMGVFAQADGSAYLEQGNTKALAVVYGPHEMRGSRSRTLHDRAVINCQYSMATFSTSERKRRPHGDRKSTEMSLHLKQTFEAAVMTQLYPRSQIDIYVKILQSDGGNYSVCVNAATLAVIDAGIPMLDYVCASTVGFVDETPLADLCYAEESGGVSSLALALLPRGGQIALLQMDARLHQDHLEAMIDAAMTACKGVSKVLDQVVRQHLQEASLATGD